Part of the Streptococcaceae bacterium ESL0687 genome is shown below.
TCCCAAACATAATTTTTTCGAAAATATTAGCCCAAGTGATTCTTTCTAAAAAGAGATTAATCTTCGAAGCATTAAGGAAAACGAGATTAAAATCCTTTAACTCTTCAGGTCCGAATTTCAATTTAAAATCCTCCAAGGTAAAAGGGACTTTTAAATTCCGATTAGTTTCATTTGTCTTAGTCAAAAATACTTGATTTCCTTTAATATCTTCAATCAAAGTGCTAGTAAAATAGATTGACCCATCCTTATGATTATTAGCAAGCATGGCATAGGCCGTACAACCTTCACGAAACTTATTCTTCAAGGTATTTTCCAAAGTTATTTCTGAACAAGTAATTTCTTCTTCAAACTCTTTTTTTAATCTATCAAAACCATTTGAATTTAAAGGAATGATAGGCTCATTTCCGCTTAAAAGATCAAAACCTAGATATCTATCCATAAAAAGAATTTTAAACAAAGAAAATTTTTGGATTCTCTCCAGATAATGAAACATTGTTCGGTCATAACAAACATAAGCAAGACTATCCTCGTGTTCTAAATCAGTAAGTTCCATTTTTCAACCCCTTAATTCCCTAAACTTTTCCATATTTTCAAAATATTTTATGATAATTTTTCCTTTCTCTAGTTAATATTGTATAATAATTATCAAGTTAGACTTTAATTTGTTGTGAAAGTGGGAATTTTATGAAATCAGATTTTGGAAGAACCCTCAGAAAAATAAGAAGAGGAAAAAATGTAAGTATTTGTCAGCTTGAGGTTTGTGGACTTTCAAAGTCCCAGATATCAAGATTTGAACGCGGGGAATCAGAAATTTCTTGCTCGAGATTTATTAAAATTCTGGATGTTTTAAATATCGGATTAGATGAATTTATAGGCTTTCACAATCTACAAAAATCAAATAAATTACCTTCAACAGTTAATCTTCAAAGAATCCATATTAATAAGGACTTAAAGCAACTTGAGGGCATCCTCCAAACACTAGAAGACACCCATTCCAATCAACTAGAGAAAGTAATGATTAAGGTCATGATTTACTCCTTAAACCAAAGCTCAAAACCCTCGCAAAAAGAGATTAATCTTTTGACAGATTATCTATTTGACATTGATTTATGGGGTAATTTCGAAATCAACCTCCTTAACGACTCTGCTTCTATCATCAACTACAACACCCTGTATTTATTGACCAAGGAGCTGATAACAGATTCTTCTGATTTTACTTCCAATCAAGCAAACAAACTCCTGATTATTCAATTGGCTATTAATACTTTAATGATAAGTATTGATCTTGGCTTTTTTGGCAATTCAAAGTTTTTAATCAGAAATTTAAGAGAGCTCTTAAAAAGCGAAAACTACCTGTATGAAGATACGATTTTTATGTATGCAAGAGGTTATTTAAACTTTAAAACAGGATCCTTATCCGGTAAGAAAAATATGGTTCGTTCCCTAAAAATCCTTAGATACCTCAACAAGGATTCCCTCCTCAAGGTTTATTTAAAACACTATTTAAAGAATGTTGAAAATAGGATTGAACTAACCCATTAAAAATAAGAAAAACACAGCTCAATGGGCTGTGTTTTTCTTTATTTATTTTTTTAAATTATACAATTCATCAAACTAAACCATAGTGGTAGTATTATCAACTATCAGACATCAGACAATCTAATACCATCATACTCCCAATATCGACTACCCTGATTAGAGGGGGCTGGTATTCCAAGTCTTTCATTAAGAATTTTTGTTAGTGGAAGTAATCTATATTTTTTACCTTCAAATTCCACTTCTTTGTCACTTGTTACTTTTGCCTTTAATGTTTTATCTGAAATAAAATTAATAACTTCCCCAATTAAATCTAACTCAACAAAAGAAAATTTTCCTCTTTTAGCCACATAATTATTCCTCCTTTTAAAATCTACTGGAATTGGAAGTACATTATCAACAATGTAATGAGATAATTTACTACTTCTCTCTTTAATAGCTACTCCATTCCAGATATTCTTATCTGTAATATAAGATTTTGCGATTTGAAGTCCTGAATTATTTTCATAAATCTCTCTTTTAAATTCAAAAGATTTATTACCAAGTTCTTGGTTATGCCGTATTAAAGTCAAATTTCCAATATTATTTAACCACCTTTGATGAATTTCTTCGTAATTACTACCTAGCTCTTTTTTCCAAGATTCATTTAAAACTTGAGGCATAATGTGCTCTATTTGAAGTTTTTTATCTTCTTTAGAAGGACGTGATTTGGTCATCCTTTCTTCAACAAGTGATAGAATAAATTTGC
Proteins encoded:
- a CDS encoding helix-turn-helix domain-containing protein, with translation MKSDFGRTLRKIRRGKNVSICQLEVCGLSKSQISRFERGESEISCSRFIKILDVLNIGLDEFIGFHNLQKSNKLPSTVNLQRIHINKDLKQLEGILQTLEDTHSNQLEKVMIKVMIYSLNQSSKPSQKEINLLTDYLFDIDLWGNFEINLLNDSASIINYNTLYLLTKELITDSSDFTSNQANKLLIIQLAINTLMISIDLGFFGNSKFLIRNLRELLKSENYLYEDTIFMYARGYLNFKTGSLSGKKNMVRSLKILRYLNKDSLLKVYLKHYLKNVENRIELTH